The genome window GATCGCGATGATAAAATACGAAATATAATCCCTAAAATATGGCGCAAATCGCCGCAAAACCTCTTTTAGGCTCATCTGCTTCATATCTTTTCCCACATGCAGCCATCTGGCGTATCCATGAGGCTGATGCCGTTTGCGGCTAGCATATCGCGGATTTTATCCGATAGCTCGTAGTTTTTGGCCGCTTTGGCTTCGTTTCTTTGATTTATCAGATCCTCGATATAGGCTCGCTTTTCGTCGCTCACGCCAAACTGAAAATACTCAAACACGTCTACTTGCAAGATGCCGAGCACGCGCGCTATCAGCTCTAAATTTGCCGCGATTTCGCCCTTTTTGGCTTTGTCTTTAGGATTTGCGTCTAGCTCGTCGTTTGCGCTGCGGACAAACTCATCTACGCTCGCAAGGGCTTTTGAGGTGTTTAGATCGTCCCCCATCGCGGACATAAATTCGCTTTTAAATTTATCGTTTGCATTCAAATTTGCCGCCGCGCCAAGAACTCGTTTTTTTAGGCGGTAAATTTTATCCAAGCGCTTTTTTGCCGCGTTTAGATCATCTTCGCTAAAGTTAAAATTCGCTCTGTAGTGGCTAGAAATCAGATAAAATCTCACCGCCTCGCCCAAATTTAGCTCCAGCGCGTCTTTAACAAAAAAGCTATTTCCGAGGCTCTTGCTCATTTTTTCGTTATTTATTTGGATAAAGCCGTTGTGTAGCCAGTATTTAGCCAGGCTTTTGCGCTCGGCGCAGCGACACTGCGCGGCCTCGTTTTCGTGATGAGGAAAGAGTAGATCAAGCCCGCCCGCGTGGATATCGATCTCAAATTTCTCGCCGCTAGATAGGTGCTTTTTTATCATTGCGACGCACTCGGTGTGCCAGCCGGGGCGACCGCGGCCAAACGGACTTTCGTACCATTTCTCGTCAAATTTCCACAGCACGAAGTCTTTTTCGTCTTTTTTTTCGTCGCTACTAACCACGCGAGCGACGTTTGCCTCGGTGTCAAATTTGCCGCTCAGGCTCAGATACTCCGCGTCTTTTGCGGTATCAAAGTATATGCCGTCGCCCGCTATCTCGTAGGCAAAGCCGTTTTTTAGCAAAATTTCGATGTACTCTGTCATCTCTTTTAGCGTCTGCGTCGCCTTTGGTTTGACGTCTGGCTCAAGCACGTTAAGCGCGCTCATATCGCGTTCGTAGCTTGCGGTGTATCTATCCGTGATCGCTTTTAGACTCTCGCCGCTTTCGGCCATCTTTTTTAAAATTTTATCATCGATGTCGGTGTAGTTTCGCACGAATTTGACCTTGTAGCCAAGCTCGCTTAGCGTGCGTCTAAGCAGATCAAAGCTAATTGCGCTTTTGGCGTGTCCTAAGTGCGCATCGTCATAAACCGTCGGCCCGCAGACGTAAATGCGTACAAAGTCGCTTTTTACGGGCTCAAATTCTACTTTTTTTCTCTTTACGCTATCAAAAATTTGCATCTAAAAATTTCCTTAAAAATATCAAAATCACTGCCTCTAAAGCCAAAACCGCGCTTAAAAGCGTTATTTTTTTAGGCTCAATTATAGCTAAAAATTTCCTTATCCCAAAAAAATTGACGTTTAAAGCTAGCGTCAAAAACCCGCCCAGCGAGCTAGCAAGCGCTAGTCCGAACGCGCCGTAAATTTGCATCAGCGCGACTGCTAAAACGAGGTTGAAAACGAGCGTTATAACGGCGATTTTAGAAGCTAGCTTTTGCTGCAAATGCGCATAAAGCCAAAGCGAAAAAAGTTTAGCAAGCCCAAAAGGCAAAAGTCCGATCATATAGGCGCTCAAAACGCTCGCTGTCACCGCCGTATCGGTCGCCGTAAAGCTTCCGCGCTCAAAAAGCAGCTTGATGATAGGTTCGGCTAAAATAATGCCGCCGATAGCCGCCGCAAAGAGCAGAAAATATAAAATTTCAAAGCTTTTTCGCATCCATTTTAGAGCTTCGGTTTCGTTACTGGCCTTGATCTGACGCGTAATTTTAGGAAAAAGAGCCGTCGAAAGCGCGATCGCAAATATCGCTAAAGGCAGCTGAAAAATGCGGTTGGCGTAGAAAAGATAGCTGATCGATCCAGCCGCCAAAAACGACGCCAGCCACGTATCCATAAACGAGCTTAGCTGCATCGCGGACGATCCGACTAGGCCGTGAAAAAAGTTGCTAAAAAAGCCCTTCGTATCGGCTCTTTTGCCACGAGCAAATTTAACTAAGCCGCCGAAAAAGAGCTTTGAGATGCCGTTAAATTTAAGCGCGATAAGGTGCGCGATAAGCTGCAAAATGCCGCCCACTACGACGCCGAAACTCAGATAATAAGCCACGACTTTAGGCTCCTGTCCGCGAGCTAAAACTAAAGAGCCGATCATGGCTAAATTTAGCAAAGCGGTCGAAAACGCCGTCGTCGCAAAGTGTCCGCGATACTGCAAAAGCGAGGCTAAAAAAGTAACGGCAAAGATGAGCGCCAGGTAGTAGAAGTTGATTTTTACGAGCGGGACGGCTTCGTTTATGTCGCCGGGCGCTAGGCCCGTGGCGATAACGGCGGTAAAAAACGGAGCGAATAAATTTACTAAAAGCGTGAGAACGCCAATAAAGGCTAGAAATTTAAGAAAAA of Campylobacter showae contains these proteins:
- the cysS gene encoding cysteine--tRNA ligase — translated: MQIFDSVKRKKVEFEPVKSDFVRIYVCGPTVYDDAHLGHAKSAISFDLLRRTLSELGYKVKFVRNYTDIDDKILKKMAESGESLKAITDRYTASYERDMSALNVLEPDVKPKATQTLKEMTEYIEILLKNGFAYEIAGDGIYFDTAKDAEYLSLSGKFDTEANVARVVSSDEKKDEKDFVLWKFDEKWYESPFGRGRPGWHTECVAMIKKHLSSGEKFEIDIHAGGLDLLFPHHENEAAQCRCAERKSLAKYWLHNGFIQINNEKMSKSLGNSFFVKDALELNLGEAVRFYLISSHYRANFNFSEDDLNAAKKRLDKIYRLKKRVLGAAANLNANDKFKSEFMSAMGDDLNTSKALASVDEFVRSANDELDANPKDKAKKGEIAANLELIARVLGILQVDVFEYFQFGVSDEKRAYIEDLINQRNEAKAAKNYELSDKIRDMLAANGISLMDTPDGCMWEKI
- the murJ gene encoding murein biosynthesis integral membrane protein MurJ, with product MLIKGFFSNSIGIMVSRVLGLVRDLLTASTLGAGIYSDIFFIAFKIPNLLRRIFGEGAFANAFLPNFTKSNKKSLFSAEIFLKFLAFIGVLTLLVNLFAPFFTAVIATGLAPGDINEAVPLVKINFYYLALIFAVTFLASLLQYRGHFATTAFSTALLNLAMIGSLVLARGQEPKVVAYYLSFGVVVGGILQLIAHLIALKFNGISKLFFGGLVKFARGKRADTKGFFSNFFHGLVGSSAMQLSSFMDTWLASFLAAGSISYLFYANRIFQLPLAIFAIALSTALFPKITRQIKASNETEALKWMRKSFEILYFLLFAAAIGGIILAEPIIKLLFERGSFTATDTAVTASVLSAYMIGLLPFGLAKLFSLWLYAHLQQKLASKIAVITLVFNLVLAVALMQIYGAFGLALASSLGGFLTLALNVNFFGIRKFLAIIEPKKITLLSAVLALEAVILIFLRKFLDANF